A single Pedobacter sp. PACM 27299 DNA region contains:
- a CDS encoding HmuY family protein — protein sequence MKKVFHFLLMISLMATAVSCKKSDPPLPDNTINFEAAKQGLEAAASEAVLKINLARAADAAVAVTVNLQGTGLTYGTEYTTEPAATSNTLTLSIPAGSTSVSFKVKKVANAILNGTETIAFTIGAAGSPAVMGSTVKTELAFSSITSEGSQLTLKGIFGTEAGSSALNSVYVDLSSNSMVNVKRDAWVLGFASGADFRVRLNNTNGTSAIKLAAKTDLNTVTASDVVLDDLAIALGTSESATDHPFVNIDNVYGDVTKDVIANVSATDADNKVYIVNPSGGSHISVLSLDNLLKIRVLRKGTGYTLQYAKLKETTFKTIDLVKDAANNYVFVDFSDVAKVVNVEPAKAKWDLVWTWSIYYGAAGATTYPYGFSDIVFVNNVGGVQAAQVATSTVTFANYKESNIATTTFKADRNVIGSDWRSTSPATGVKSDRFYVIKDGSGNVYKLRFISMGAGDGGKRGEPVIEYVLVKKG from the coding sequence ATGAAAAAAGTTTTCCATTTCCTTTTGATGATCTCCCTGATGGCAACGGCGGTTTCCTGCAAAAAGTCGGATCCACCATTGCCAGATAATACGATCAATTTTGAAGCTGCCAAGCAAGGTTTAGAGGCTGCAGCTTCAGAAGCAGTTTTGAAAATCAACCTAGCCAGAGCAGCAGATGCTGCTGTAGCGGTAACGGTTAATCTTCAAGGAACTGGTTTAACTTACGGAACAGAATATACCACTGAGCCAGCAGCAACTTCAAATACTTTGACATTGAGCATTCCAGCTGGTTCAACCAGTGTTTCATTTAAAGTGAAAAAAGTAGCCAATGCCATACTAAATGGAACAGAAACCATTGCCTTTACTATTGGCGCTGCCGGAAGTCCAGCAGTAATGGGCAGTACAGTGAAAACAGAACTGGCTTTCTCTTCAATTACTTCTGAAGGATCTCAATTGACGCTGAAAGGAATTTTCGGAACTGAGGCTGGAAGCAGTGCATTAAATTCAGTGTATGTTGATTTAAGCAGCAACTCAATGGTCAATGTGAAAAGAGATGCATGGGTGCTTGGTTTTGCTTCCGGAGCTGATTTCAGAGTAAGATTGAACAATACCAATGGAACTTCAGCAATCAAACTAGCGGCTAAAACCGATCTGAATACCGTAACTGCTTCGGATGTAGTATTGGATGACCTGGCTATTGCCTTAGGTACCTCTGAATCTGCTACAGACCATCCGTTTGTGAATATCGACAATGTTTATGGTGATGTGACTAAAGATGTGATTGCCAATGTTTCTGCGACTGATGCAGACAATAAAGTATATATCGTAAATCCTTCCGGAGGCAGTCATATTTCAGTATTGTCATTAGACAACTTATTGAAAATTCGTGTGCTGAGAAAAGGAACAGGATATACCTTACAGTATGCGAAATTGAAAGAAACCACTTTCAAAACGATTGATCTGGTTAAAGATGCAGCAAATAACTATGTGTTTGTTGATTTTAGCGATGTGGCGAAAGTAGTGAACGTAGAGCCTGCAAAAGCGAAATGGGATCTGGTTTGGACCTGGTCTATCTATTATGGAGCAGCAGGGGCAACGACTTATCCTTACGGCTTCTCTGATATTGTTTTTGTAAACAATGTGGGTGGTGTTCAGGCTGCACAGGTGGCGACAAGCACTGTGACTTTTGCCAACTATAAAGAAAGCAACATTGCAACGACGACTTTCAAAGCAGATCGTAATGTTATTGGTTCAGACTGGCGTTCTACCAGTCCTGCAACAGGAGTTAAATCGGACCGTTTCTATGTGATTAAAGACGGTTCAGGAAATGTATATAAACTGAGATTCATCTCAATGGGTGCTGGTGATGGCGGTAAACGCGGTGAGCCAGTGATTGAGTATGTACTCGTTAAGAAGGGCTAA
- a CDS encoding heme/hemin ABC transporter substrate-binding protein — MKYKLIILCCSVWALSACNAGADKKTSDQQLDSVKIVSLNGTISEIVAGLGLEKNIVGTDITSNYPESLKSKPKVGHNRRINAEGVLSLQPNIVIGMAKEMSPQLATQFKAAGIRLILFDQEFTAEGTKKLIHAVADSLQYTAKADSLAKAFETQLAEAQAHVNNTKKPKVLFIYARGTGTMMVGGTGTPVEKVIEMAGGVNAITEFEEYKPLTSEALVKANPDVLLLFDDGLESLGGIPGLLKVQGVAETNAGKNKRIVTMQGEMLTSFGPRLGQAVTSLAEKIK, encoded by the coding sequence ATGAAATATAAACTGATTATTTTGTGCTGTAGCGTATGGGCACTGAGTGCCTGTAATGCCGGTGCAGACAAAAAAACATCCGATCAGCAGCTGGATAGTGTCAAAATTGTTTCCCTAAATGGAACGATTTCTGAGATTGTTGCCGGCCTTGGTCTGGAGAAAAATATTGTAGGGACAGATATCACCAGCAATTATCCGGAGAGCCTGAAAAGCAAGCCTAAAGTAGGACACAACCGGAGAATTAATGCAGAAGGTGTATTATCCCTACAACCAAATATCGTAATAGGCATGGCGAAAGAAATGAGCCCGCAGCTGGCTACGCAGTTTAAAGCAGCAGGAATCCGATTGATCCTTTTCGATCAGGAGTTTACTGCAGAAGGCACAAAAAAGTTGATCCATGCGGTGGCAGATAGCCTTCAGTATACGGCAAAAGCGGATTCACTGGCGAAAGCCTTTGAAACGCAATTGGCCGAAGCGCAAGCGCATGTCAATAACACTAAAAAACCTAAAGTGCTGTTCATTTATGCCCGTGGTACGGGAACAATGATGGTTGGCGGTACAGGAACACCGGTAGAAAAGGTGATTGAAATGGCCGGCGGTGTGAACGCCATCACTGAATTTGAAGAATACAAGCCTTTAACTTCTGAGGCATTGGTGAAAGCAAATCCTGATGTGCTGTTGTTATTTGACGACGGATTAGAAAGTTTAGGAGGTATTCCAGGACTGTTAAAAGTGCAGGGGGTAGCCGAAACCAATGCAGGAAAGAATAAAAGAATAGTAACTATGCAAGGTGAAATGCTGACCAGTTTCGGTCCGCGATTAGGCCAGGCGGTAACTTCATTAGCAGAAAAGATAAAGTGA
- a CDS encoding FecCD family ABC transporter permease, with protein sequence MIKKTGYILLSLTIVLILTMVISSCVGAVPISFSELMSIIAYHTGLSGHQNFESQQAAVFLNLRLPRVMLGVLIGAALGISGAAIQGLFRNPLAEPGLIGISSGATLFAVVMIVLETKIFKQLTGVLGFYALSVAAFIGAALTTMLVYRIAMRNGKTIITTLLLGGIAINALAGAFTGLLTYMATDAQLRNITFWSLGSLGGASWPTVTALLPFVLIPILGLPFLSKSLNALALGEAQAMHMGVNVKVVKILVIGLATMAVGASVAVAGIIAFIGLIIPHILRMMFTADHRLVIPGSALLGAALLTLADLIARTVVAPAELPIGILTAMIGAPVFIYIIITERNKTNP encoded by the coding sequence GTGATCAAAAAAACAGGATATATTCTTTTGAGTTTAACCATCGTTTTAATTTTAACGATGGTCATTTCGTCTTGTGTGGGGGCGGTGCCCATTAGTTTTTCTGAATTAATGTCCATCATTGCTTACCATACCGGGCTTTCCGGACATCAGAATTTTGAGTCTCAGCAGGCAGCGGTATTTTTAAACCTGCGCTTGCCAAGGGTGATGCTGGGGGTGTTGATTGGTGCTGCGCTTGGGATTTCCGGTGCTGCTATTCAAGGGCTTTTCAGAAATCCATTGGCAGAACCCGGATTGATTGGTATTTCCTCAGGGGCTACGCTGTTTGCGGTCGTGATGATCGTACTGGAAACTAAAATATTTAAACAATTAACTGGAGTGCTTGGGTTTTACGCTTTGTCGGTAGCAGCATTTATTGGTGCAGCATTAACTACGATGCTGGTGTATCGCATTGCGATGAGAAACGGAAAAACGATCATCACCACTTTGTTGTTGGGTGGAATAGCGATCAATGCCCTGGCAGGAGCATTTACCGGACTCTTAACCTATATGGCTACAGACGCGCAGCTCCGCAACATTACATTTTGGAGTCTGGGCAGTTTAGGTGGTGCAAGCTGGCCAACAGTAACTGCTTTATTGCCTTTTGTATTGATCCCGATATTGGGCTTGCCTTTTTTGTCTAAATCCTTAAATGCACTGGCATTGGGTGAAGCTCAGGCGATGCACATGGGTGTAAATGTGAAGGTGGTAAAGATATTGGTGATTGGTCTGGCTACGATGGCCGTTGGTGCTTCGGTAGCAGTGGCAGGAATTATCGCCTTTATCGGGCTGATTATTCCACATATTTTAAGAATGATGTTTACTGCCGATCATCGCCTGGTTATTCCAGGATCGGCTTTGCTGGGTGCAGCTTTGCTTACCCTTGCGGATTTAATTGCAAGAACAGTAGTTGCACCAGCAGAATTGCCAATAGGCATACTGACTGCTATGATTGGTGCTCCTGTATTTATTTATATCATCATTACGGAAAGAAATAAAACGAACCCATAA
- a CDS encoding heme ABC transporter ATP-binding protein gives MIKVRELSFKVGNKKLLDNLSFDAHKGELLAILGANGAGKSTLMKLLCKEIRPSSGTISINDKALNDYRLEDLAKTRAVLSQHNTLSVSFQVNELVLMGRYPHFKQKPTEEDFKIVREAMEETGITHLASRDYNTLSGGEQQRVQLARVIAQIYDSPNACLFLDEPTNGLDLLYQQQIMELARKLADRGYCVVCILHDINFASRFADRIMMLKQGKKVAEGLPIEVINCENIHETFSIKVKLMECEGYNCPLVVPATILK, from the coding sequence ATGATCAAGGTAAGAGAACTGAGTTTTAAGGTAGGGAATAAAAAGTTATTGGATAACCTGAGCTTTGACGCCCATAAAGGGGAGTTGCTGGCCATATTAGGAGCCAATGGCGCTGGAAAAAGCACATTGATGAAATTGCTTTGTAAAGAGATCCGCCCTTCTTCAGGAACGATTTCGATCAATGATAAAGCTTTAAATGATTACCGTCTGGAAGACCTGGCAAAAACACGTGCGGTATTGTCGCAGCACAATACTTTGTCGGTTTCTTTTCAGGTGAATGAGCTGGTTTTAATGGGGCGTTACCCTCATTTTAAGCAAAAGCCTACGGAAGAAGATTTCAAGATTGTCCGCGAGGCGATGGAGGAAACAGGGATTACCCATCTGGCTTCCAGAGATTACAACACGCTTTCCGGTGGAGAGCAGCAAAGGGTACAGCTGGCCCGGGTGATTGCACAGATTTACGACAGTCCGAATGCCTGTTTGTTTTTAGATGAGCCCACCAATGGCCTGGATTTATTGTACCAGCAGCAGATTATGGAGCTGGCCAGGAAATTAGCTGACCGCGGTTATTGTGTGGTTTGTATCCTGCATGATATTAATTTTGCTTCCCGTTTTGCAGACCGTATCATGATGCTGAAGCAGGGAAAAAAGGTGGCCGAAGGCTTACCAATAGAAGTGATCAATTGTGAAAATATACACGAAACCTTCAGTATAAAAGTTAAACTGATGGAATGTGAAGGTTATAACTGTCCGCTGGTTGTACCAGCAACGATATTAAAGTAA
- a CDS encoding hemin-degrading factor: MEKTLDLKQQWEAFKVENPKLRIRDAARALGTAEAALIATTVGDTAIRLKDEFPEILQGVEALGKVMALTRNDNCVHERKGVYHKVTFRGSMGLAVNPDIDLRLFMSQWASGFAVNENNRKSLQFFGKDGEAVHKIYLTADSLEPAYEELVAKYTAEDQKTPVAISAAKVPVAELPDAEIEVEVFQKAWLALEDTHDFHGLLKTYTVTRTQALRLAPEGHAFSITLDSLKSILHKASETDLQIMVFTGSAGCIQIHTGLVKKLVETGPWFNVLDPDFNLHLRMDAIDSIWLVKKPTKDGIVTSIEVFDHKGEIIVQFFGKRKPGIPEDENWRFIANELAVVS, translated from the coding sequence ATGGAAAAGACATTAGATTTAAAACAGCAATGGGAAGCTTTCAAAGTTGAAAATCCTAAACTAAGAATCAGAGATGCGGCCAGAGCATTAGGCACTGCCGAAGCAGCGCTAATTGCCACCACGGTAGGCGATACCGCCATCCGGTTAAAAGATGAATTCCCTGAAATCCTTCAAGGTGTAGAAGCTTTAGGAAAGGTAATGGCTTTAACACGTAATGACAATTGCGTACACGAACGTAAAGGAGTGTATCATAAAGTGACTTTCCGTGGCTCCATGGGCCTTGCCGTAAATCCTGATATTGACCTGAGGTTGTTCATGAGTCAATGGGCTTCTGGTTTTGCTGTAAATGAAAACAATAGGAAAAGTCTGCAATTCTTTGGGAAAGATGGAGAGGCAGTACATAAAATATACCTGACAGCAGATAGTCTGGAGCCTGCTTATGAGGAGCTAGTGGCTAAATATACGGCTGAAGATCAAAAAACACCAGTAGCAATCAGCGCTGCAAAAGTTCCTGTTGCTGAATTACCAGATGCAGAAATTGAAGTGGAAGTTTTCCAGAAAGCATGGCTGGCATTGGAAGATACACATGATTTTCATGGCCTTTTGAAAACTTATACCGTAACCAGGACTCAGGCCCTGCGTTTGGCTCCGGAAGGTCATGCCTTCTCGATTACCTTAGATTCTTTGAAATCTATATTACATAAAGCGTCGGAAACTGACTTGCAAATTATGGTATTTACCGGTAGTGCAGGATGTATTCAGATCCATACAGGTTTGGTAAAGAAATTAGTAGAAACAGGTCCATGGTTCAATGTATTGGATCCTGATTTTAACCTGCATTTAAGAATGGATGCGATTGATTCGATCTGGTTGGTTAAAAAGCCAACAAAAGACGGTATTGTAACCAGTATTGAAGTTTTTGACCATAAAGGTGAAATCATCGTTCAGTTTTTCGGAAAGCGTAAACCAGGCATTCCAGAAGATGAAAACTGGAGATTTATTGCAAATGAACTGGCTGTAGTCAGCTAA
- a CDS encoding class I SAM-dependent methyltransferase, whose translation MISLLTPTHWKDYELIDCGDFEKLERFGNLILCRPEPQAVWKKMMSEQEWKKLTHIRFKGRSATTGEWTKTSAHLPDRWNVNYKNDEVNINLRLGLTSFKHVGVFPEQAVNWDYISSCVKKFKTPVPKVLNLFAYTGAASLIAKAAGADTTHVDSIKQVVNWANENQELSNLKDVRWVVEDALKFVKRELKRGKKYNGIILDPPAFGHGPNGEKWKLEDHIQEMMQDVVQLLDEEEHFLILNTYSLGFSSVIVENLIKTSFPQVQNLETGELFLQATSGIKLPLGVFGKFNHFGK comes from the coding sequence ATGATAAGCCTGTTAACACCCACACACTGGAAAGATTACGAGTTGATTGATTGTGGTGATTTTGAAAAATTAGAACGCTTTGGAAACCTGATCTTATGCAGACCTGAACCTCAGGCTGTATGGAAAAAGATGATGTCTGAACAAGAATGGAAAAAATTAACCCATATCCGGTTCAAAGGTCGCTCGGCCACAACCGGCGAATGGACAAAAACCTCTGCACACCTTCCGGATCGCTGGAATGTAAACTATAAAAACGATGAAGTGAACATCAACCTTCGTTTAGGTTTAACCTCATTCAAACATGTAGGGGTATTCCCAGAGCAAGCAGTAAACTGGGATTATATCTCTTCCTGCGTGAAGAAGTTTAAAACACCAGTACCTAAAGTATTGAACCTTTTCGCTTATACTGGTGCAGCATCATTGATCGCGAAAGCAGCAGGTGCAGATACGACTCACGTAGATTCTATCAAACAGGTAGTGAACTGGGCCAATGAAAACCAGGAGCTTTCCAACCTTAAAGATGTACGCTGGGTAGTAGAAGATGCTTTGAAGTTTGTAAAAAGAGAACTGAAACGCGGTAAAAAATACAATGGTATCATCTTAGATCCACCAGCATTTGGTCATGGACCAAATGGCGAGAAATGGAAACTGGAAGACCATATTCAGGAGATGATGCAGGATGTAGTGCAGCTATTGGATGAAGAAGAACACTTCTTAATCTTAAATACCTACTCTTTAGGATTCTCTTCTGTGATTGTAGAAAACCTGATCAAAACTTCCTTTCCACAGGTTCAAAACCTGGAGACTGGAGAATTGTTCTTACAAGCTACCTCTGGCATTAAATTGCCATTGGGTGTTTTCGGAAAGTTCAATCATTTCGGCAAGTAA
- a CDS encoding ABC transporter ATP-binding protein → MIEIKDIYKSFGSNDVLKGISATFKPGVTNLIIGGSGSGKTTLLKCMIGLHHPEKGSVEYDGREFTTMNFEEKIEIRKEIGMLFQGSALFDSMTVEENIMFPLNMFTDQARSEKLDRVNFCLERVNLVGKNALFPAELSGGMKKRVGIARAIAMNPKYLFVDEPNSGLDPKTSIVIDELIKELTEEYNTTTVVVTHDMNSVMGIGDYILFLHEGKKFWEGSNKEIAHTDIQELNDFVFASRFMKAAKDKF, encoded by the coding sequence ATGATCGAAATCAAAGATATTTACAAATCATTCGGCAGCAATGATGTTCTAAAAGGGATTTCGGCCACATTTAAACCCGGAGTAACCAACCTGATCATCGGGGGTTCCGGTTCCGGAAAAACCACCTTATTAAAGTGTATGATAGGCTTACACCATCCTGAAAAAGGAAGTGTAGAATATGATGGACGTGAGTTCACCACCATGAACTTTGAGGAAAAGATTGAGATCCGAAAAGAAATCGGCATGCTGTTTCAGGGATCCGCACTTTTTGATTCCATGACAGTGGAAGAGAACATCATGTTCCCTTTAAATATGTTCACAGACCAGGCACGTTCTGAAAAGCTCGATCGCGTAAACTTCTGTCTGGAAAGGGTAAATCTGGTTGGCAAAAACGCCTTATTTCCTGCGGAACTTTCCGGAGGTATGAAAAAAAGAGTAGGGATCGCAAGAGCAATCGCTATGAACCCTAAATATTTGTTTGTGGATGAACCCAACTCTGGTCTGGATCCAAAAACATCTATCGTGATCGATGAGCTGATTAAAGAGCTGACCGAAGAATACAATACCACCACTGTGGTCGTGACACACGACATGAACTCCGTAATGGGAATTGGAGATTACATTCTATTCTTACACGAAGGAAAAAAATTCTGGGAAGGATCCAATAAAGAGATCGCCCATACTGACATTCAAGAACTAAATGATTTTGTTTTTGCCAGCCGCTTTATGAAAGCTGCAAAAGACAAATTTTAA
- a CDS encoding MlaE family ABC transporter permease, giving the protein MNFTNFGRYILLLKAVFRKPEKLSIYMKAIFKQMDFIGVGSLGLISIISTFIGAVMTLQIAFQLVSDFIPKTIIGSVNRDSSILELSPTITAIVLAGKIGSAISSEIGTMRVSEQIDALEIMGINSPGYLILPKILAGITMVPLLVIISMVLSIGGGFIGGTLSGAVSAAEYIQGITTDFNPYTIVVALVKAFVFGFIITSVPAYEGFYVKGGALEVAQASTRAVVVSCITILACDYIVTQLLL; this is encoded by the coding sequence ATGAATTTCACCAATTTTGGCAGATACATACTCTTATTAAAGGCTGTTTTCAGAAAGCCGGAGAAGTTAAGCATATATATGAAGGCCATTTTCAAACAAATGGACTTTATCGGCGTAGGCTCACTCGGTCTGATTTCTATCATCTCTACCTTTATTGGTGCAGTAATGACTTTACAGATCGCCTTTCAGCTGGTTAGCGATTTCATCCCTAAAACCATTATCGGTTCTGTAAACAGAGACTCCAGTATTCTGGAACTTAGCCCAACGATTACCGCAATTGTACTGGCCGGAAAAATCGGCTCCGCCATCTCCTCAGAGATTGGTACCATGCGCGTAAGTGAGCAGATTGACGCCTTAGAAATTATGGGCATCAACTCTCCAGGATACCTGATCTTACCAAAGATCCTTGCCGGAATTACGATGGTTCCCCTATTGGTCATCATCTCGATGGTATTGAGTATCGGCGGTGGATTTATTGGTGGTACATTATCAGGTGCAGTTTCTGCGGCTGAATATATTCAAGGTATCACTACTGACTTCAACCCTTACACTATTGTAGTAGCCCTGGTTAAAGCTTTTGTATTTGGCTTTATCATTACATCTGTTCCTGCTTATGAAGGTTTTTACGTAAAAGGCGGCGCTCTGGAAGTCGCTCAGGCAAGTACCAGAGCGGTTGTAGTGAGCTGTATTACTATTTTAGCTTGTGATTACATCGTAACCCAATTATTACTATGA
- a CDS encoding SDR family oxidoreductase produces the protein MNAVITGATKGIGKAIAIKLAEKGYNIAICARNAAELEAFSTELTAFGIQVFSFAADLGIKEEVSDFCKAVNKCFSEVSVLVNNAGVYLPGVLLEEADDAFEKQLNLNLLAPYYLSKYFGKIMSDQHSGHIFNICSVASKEIVPNAGSYSVTKSALLSLNDVCREELSKYNVKVTAILPGSTLTSSWEGTAIPAERFVQPEDIANTIYSILNLSAGVNVDEVTLKPLQF, from the coding sequence ATGAACGCTGTAATTACAGGAGCTACCAAAGGAATTGGAAAAGCGATTGCCATTAAACTGGCTGAAAAGGGGTACAATATTGCGATATGTGCAAGGAATGCCGCTGAATTGGAGGCTTTTAGCACTGAATTGACTGCTTTCGGAATTCAGGTATTCAGCTTTGCTGCAGACCTTGGGATTAAAGAAGAGGTTTCTGACTTTTGCAAGGCTGTTAATAAGTGCTTTTCCGAAGTTTCGGTATTGGTCAACAATGCAGGGGTATATTTGCCGGGGGTGCTGCTGGAGGAGGCCGATGATGCCTTTGAGAAACAGTTGAATCTGAACCTCTTGGCACCTTATTATCTTTCTAAATACTTCGGCAAAATCATGTCTGATCAACACTCAGGGCATATTTTTAATATCTGCTCGGTAGCCAGTAAAGAAATCGTGCCAAATGCAGGTAGCTACAGTGTAACTAAATCAGCCTTGCTTAGTCTTAATGATGTATGCCGGGAGGAGTTATCGAAGTATAATGTTAAAGTGACGGCAATTTTGCCAGGTTCCACCTTAACGTCTTCATGGGAAGGGACAGCAATCCCTGCGGAGCGTTTTGTGCAGCCGGAAGATATTGCAAATACAATATACAGTATTTTAAACCTAAGTGCCGGTGTAAATGTTGATGAAGTAACCTTAAAGCCGTTACAGTTTTAA
- a CDS encoding PspC domain-containing protein: MEKRLFRNEHDKVLAGVSSGIAEYMEVDVTIIRLLFVLSTIFLVGTGVLVYIVMWIIVPVNNDPTKRFSKFNDFFKGQPNNPFSTPGSFSQAPPAPKPEQPASSSSWTSSTINEDPFNFGAKAEDLNKVFPKTNNETGRTVGGLFLLVIGIYFLMNEFDIIPFWFSLGKLWPLVFVAIGASFIMKGKNKNAWENWKEQQSRGFNGDAAVNPEAPVTPVNSWPSDSAAPSTPDAGTEGTVPPVDDRFTKRDQL; this comes from the coding sequence ATGGAAAAGCGATTATTTAGAAATGAACACGATAAAGTTTTAGCTGGTGTTTCCTCGGGAATTGCGGAGTATATGGAGGTTGATGTAACCATTATCAGACTATTGTTTGTGCTATCGACCATATTTTTGGTGGGTACAGGGGTATTGGTGTACATTGTGATGTGGATTATTGTTCCTGTAAATAATGACCCTACAAAACGGTTCTCCAAATTCAACGACTTTTTTAAAGGACAGCCCAATAATCCTTTTAGTACGCCAGGGAGTTTTTCACAAGCTCCGCCAGCACCAAAACCAGAGCAGCCGGCTTCATCAAGCAGCTGGACTTCATCTACAATAAATGAAGATCCATTTAACTTTGGTGCTAAAGCTGAAGATTTGAATAAAGTATTCCCGAAAACAAATAATGAAACCGGGAGAACAGTAGGGGGCTTGTTCCTGCTGGTGATCGGGATTTACTTCCTGATGAATGAGTTTGATATCATCCCATTCTGGTTTAGCCTGGGTAAATTATGGCCATTGGTATTCGTGGCTATTGGTGCGAGTTTCATCATGAAAGGGAAGAATAAAAATGCCTGGGAAAATTGGAAAGAACAGCAGAGCAGGGGTTTTAATGGAGATGCAGCAGTAAATCCTGAAGCACCTGTAACTCCGGTTAATTCATGGCCTAGTGATTCGGCAGCACCTTCAACACCTGATGCAGGTACGGAAGGAACAGTGCCACCTGTAGACGACAGGTTTACCAAACGTGATCAATTGTAA
- a CDS encoding LiaF transmembrane domain-containing protein has translation MKTDRIMWGIVLLFIGGVLLLENFHIIDFYWRSVIRFWPIFLIIAGVNILFSRNKSQVGGIVSIAVLVVTLSMLFVKGQQRPNDGRNWLGDELSAEINTDENDNDKKYEELNFSEPYTDSLGKKVVLNISGGGTSFELKGATDSLLQARVQKKAGEFSLSKSTTDSSTTVTFKMKGKGWSMNDGGNDVDFHLNKNPEWDLHMNMGAGEVDFDFTDYKVRNFNFDGGAAALDIKFGSLLPITDVNVKTGIADVKISVPTESGCRIKTKTGLSAKDFTGFTKLKDGTYETPNYASSTNKIFINLDGGLSNFEVKRN, from the coding sequence ATGAAGACAGATAGAATAATGTGGGGTATCGTGCTGTTGTTTATAGGCGGCGTATTACTTCTGGAGAATTTTCATATTATTGATTTTTACTGGCGCAGTGTGATCCGCTTCTGGCCGATCTTCCTGATCATTGCAGGGGTAAACATCCTTTTTAGCAGGAATAAATCACAGGTTGGCGGGATTGTATCTATAGCCGTTTTAGTAGTCACCTTGTCAATGCTGTTCGTGAAAGGGCAGCAAAGACCAAATGATGGTCGAAATTGGCTGGGAGACGAGTTGAGTGCAGAAATCAATACCGATGAAAATGACAATGATAAAAAATATGAAGAGCTGAACTTCTCTGAGCCTTATACGGATAGTCTGGGTAAAAAGGTAGTGCTGAACATCTCTGGTGGAGGTACTTCTTTTGAACTGAAAGGTGCAACAGATAGCCTGCTGCAGGCACGTGTACAGAAAAAAGCAGGTGAGTTTTCGCTGAGTAAAAGTACGACAGATAGTTCCACCACGGTTACTTTCAAAATGAAAGGTAAAGGATGGAGCATGAATGACGGAGGAAATGATGTAGACTTTCATTTGAATAAAAATCCGGAATGGGACCTGCACATGAATATGGGTGCCGGAGAAGTGGATTTCGATTTTACCGATTATAAAGTGCGTAACTTTAACTTTGATGGTGGTGCTGCGGCATTGGACATTAAATTTGGCAGTCTGCTGCCAATCACTGATGTGAATGTGAAAACAGGGATTGCTGATGTAAAAATTAGTGTGCCAACAGAATCTGGCTGCAGGATAAAAACCAAAACCGGACTTTCAGCAAAGGATTTCACTGGATTTACAAAGCTGAAAGATGGTACTTATGAGACACCAAATTATGCCAGTTCAACCAACAAGATTTTTATTAATCTGGACGGTGGATTGAGTAACTTTGAAGTTAAACGTAATTAG
- a CDS encoding RDD family protein, whose protein sequence is MEKGGSPEYTVVINGKPTGPYALDMLKTLSILPGTFVRKPGMDDYKEAQEFAELRELLGFTYTKTAPQYFASFDQRLLASVIDYFLMTIGYAVLVLISFAFISEKTERIAAIVIGLPLIPIAKFFYGSIAEAGIKQATLGKALLNIQVTDIKGNRISLEKSYGRNAAKILSVLPVFFGYLYSFLNRKQQCFHDLIADTLVVKDRLI, encoded by the coding sequence ATGGAAAAGGGGGGTAGCCCAGAATATACCGTTGTGATCAACGGAAAACCAACGGGGCCGTATGCTTTAGATATGCTGAAAACTTTGTCCATCCTCCCAGGAACATTTGTCAGGAAGCCTGGAATGGACGATTATAAAGAAGCTCAGGAGTTCGCAGAACTTCGTGAGCTTCTTGGTTTTACTTACACCAAGACCGCACCCCAGTATTTTGCTTCTTTTGACCAGCGCCTGCTGGCCAGTGTGATTGATTATTTTTTGATGACCATCGGCTACGCAGTTTTAGTGCTGATCAGCTTTGCTTTTATCTCGGAAAAAACAGAACGCATCGCTGCAATTGTTATCGGCTTGCCGCTGATCCCCATCGCCAAATTCTTCTATGGCAGCATCGCAGAAGCCGGAATTAAACAGGCAACACTCGGAAAGGCCTTGTTGAATATACAGGTGACAGATATCAAAGGAAACCGCATTAGCCTGGAGAAATCCTATGGAAGGAATGCCGCGAAAATTTTGTCGGTGCTTCCCGTTTTCTTTGGCTATCTGTATAGTTTCCTAAATCGGAAACAACAGTGTTTTCATGACCTGATTGCAGACACACTTGTGGTGAAGGATAGACTGATTTAA